In the genome of Acidaminococcales bacterium, the window CGCCCATGCTTTACATTGGGGAAAAAGTGGGGGCGGGCGGGCCGTCGGTCGACATAGCGGTAGACCCGCTGGAAGGGACAAATCTTGTGGCCAAGGGGCTGCCGGGTTCCATCGCGGTCATGGCGGTGGCACCCAAAGGCATGTTGCTGCACGCGCCCGACATGTACATGGAAAAAATAGCGGTAGGGGCGCGCGGCAAGGGCTGCATAGACATAAACGCCCCCGTGCGGGAAAATCTGCGCAAGGTGGCGCAGGCGATGGACAGAAAGATAGAGGATCTGGTGGTGGTCATACTTGACCGCGAACGCCACAAAAAGATCATCGGCGATACGCGGGAAGCGGGCGCCAGGATCAAGCTCATTTCCGACGGCGACGTGTCGCCGATCATCAGCGCCGGCATTGAAGGCAGCGGCGTCCACATGCTCATTGGCGTGGGGGGCGCGCCGGAGGGCGTCATTGCCGCGGCGGCCATGAAATGCTTGGGCGGCGACATGCAGGGCCGGCTTTGGCCGGAAAACGAGGCGGACAAAGAACGCGCCGCCATGATGGGCATAACCGACATAGACAAGGTGTTTACGATCGACGACTTGGTAAAAGGCAATGAGGTGTTCTTTACCGCCACCGCCATAACGGAGGGCGAAATGTTGCGCGGGGTGCAGTATTTTGGCGACGGCGTGCGCACCCACTCGATTTCCATGCGCCTTTCGTCCGGCACGGTGCGTTTTGTGGACGCCATCCACTCTATCGGCGGGCACCCGAAAAATATCAAACTTTGATCTAACGGTTGTTTGCGAACAAGCCGCCGCTATGTTAGAATAATAACGAGATCGGCGGCTTTAATTTTTCTGGCTGTTTTAGTGGGGAAAGGAACCGCATTAGGAGGATTTTCAGGACATGGTAATTGTTTTGGCGCAGGGGACGGACAAAGAGCAGATCGCCATCCTCATAAAGGAACTGGAAGAGGCCAATTGCAGCGCTTCCATAACTTACGGCGAATTTCAAAACATCATAGGCGTGGTGGGCGACACCCATAACATAGACAGGGAGCGCCTGGCCGCTTTTGAATTTGTCGAGAAAGTCCTGCCGGTGCAGGAACCTTACAAAAAAGCCAACCGGGCTTTCCATCCGGAGGACACGGTCGTCCGGGCGCTTGGGCAGTCGATCGGCGGCGACAAATTGGCGGTCATCGCCGGCCCTTGCTCGGTGGAAAGCGAGGAGCAGATCGTAGGCATCGCGCAGGCCGTCAAGGCGGCGGGGGCCAATTTCCTGCGCGGCGGGGCGTTCAAGCCGCGCACTTCGCCTTATAGTTTTCAAGGCATGAAAGAAGAAGGGCTGGATCTTTTGAAGATTGCCAAAGCGCAAACCGGCCTGCCGATAGTTTCCGAGATAATGTCAACGGACAGGCTGGACAGGTTTGTCGCAGACGTTGACATAATACAGATCGGCGCCCGCAACATGCAGAATTTCGACCTTTTAAGGGCGGTGGGGCAGACGCAAAAGCCCGTGCTTTTAAAACGCGGCTTGAGCGCGACCATTGAAGAATGGCTGATGTCGGCCGAACACGTCATGGCGGCGGGCAGCGAAGGCGTGGTGCTTTGCGAGCGCGGCATCAGGACGTTTGAAACGTATACGCGCAATACGCTTGACCTTAGCGCCGTCCTGGCGGTAAAAAAGCTCA includes:
- the glpX gene encoding class II fructose-bisphosphatase, which codes for MKRELTMEFIRVTEAAAIASGRLMGRGDKIAADQAAVDAMRKAFDAINISGTVVIGEGEMDEAPMLYIGEKVGAGGPSVDIAVDPLEGTNLVAKGLPGSIAVMAVAPKGMLLHAPDMYMEKIAVGARGKGCIDINAPVRENLRKVAQAMDRKIEDLVVVILDRERHKKIIGDTREAGARIKLISDGDVSPIISAGIEGSGVHMLIGVGGAPEGVIAAAAMKCLGGDMQGRLWPENEADKERAAMMGITDIDKVFTIDDLVKGNEVFFTATAITEGEMLRGVQYFGDGVRTHSISMRLSSGTVRFVDAIHSIGGHPKNIKL
- the aroF gene encoding 3-deoxy-7-phosphoheptulonate synthase, giving the protein MVIVLAQGTDKEQIAILIKELEEANCSASITYGEFQNIIGVVGDTHNIDRERLAAFEFVEKVLPVQEPYKKANRAFHPEDTVVRALGQSIGGDKLAVIAGPCSVESEEQIVGIAQAVKAAGANFLRGGAFKPRTSPYSFQGMKEEGLDLLKIAKAQTGLPIVSEIMSTDRLDRFVADVDIIQIGARNMQNFDLLRAVGQTQKPVLLKRGLSATIEEWLMSAEHVMAAGSEGVVLCERGIRTFETYTRNTLDLSAVLAVKKLSHLPVIVDPSHAAGLWWMVDALSRAGVAVGADGIMVEVHNDPLRAKCDGAQSIKPERFAALMRSLKTIAEASPRRLQL